One Streptomyces sp. L2 genomic window carries:
- a CDS encoding MHYT domain-containing protein, producing MGHLDHAAFGWLTPVLSYVMACTGAALGLRCTVRALGASGRSRRNWLVTAASAIGTGIWTMHFVAMLGFRVSGTDVRYDVPLTILSLLVAMAVVCAGVFVVGYSQDRNRALVLGGLITGLGVASMHYLGMVAVRLHGDVTYDPVLVGLSVLIAVVAATAALWAGLNIRSPLAVTVASLVMGAAVSSMHYTGMFAVSVRVTPSGEALPGATAMQFIFPLAVGLGSYLFITSAFVALSPTTDERSASASAQRPVRNAAHEQASASPARPGAGASPDPRTERGGHAPTP from the coding sequence ATGGGACACCTGGACCACGCCGCCTTCGGCTGGCTGACCCCCGTGCTGTCGTACGTGATGGCCTGCACGGGCGCCGCACTGGGACTGCGCTGCACCGTCCGCGCGCTCGGCGCCTCCGGACGCTCGCGCCGCAACTGGCTCGTCACCGCCGCCTCCGCGATCGGGACCGGCATCTGGACCATGCACTTCGTGGCCATGCTTGGCTTCCGCGTGAGCGGCACCGACGTCCGCTACGACGTACCGCTGACCATCCTCAGCCTGCTCGTCGCCATGGCCGTCGTCTGCGCCGGCGTGTTCGTCGTCGGCTACAGCCAGGACCGCAACCGGGCGCTCGTCCTCGGTGGTCTCATCACCGGGCTCGGCGTCGCCAGCATGCACTACCTGGGCATGGTGGCGGTGCGGCTGCACGGCGACGTGACCTACGACCCGGTCCTCGTCGGACTGTCGGTGCTGATCGCCGTGGTGGCCGCGACCGCGGCCCTGTGGGCGGGGCTCAACATCAGGTCCCCCCTCGCGGTCACCGTCGCCTCGCTCGTCATGGGCGCGGCCGTCAGCAGCATGCACTACACCGGCATGTTCGCGGTGAGCGTGCGCGTCACCCCGTCCGGCGAGGCCCTGCCCGGGGCCACGGCGATGCAATTCATCTTCCCCCTCGCCGTCGGCCTCGGGTCCTACCTGTTCATCACCTCCGCCTTCGTCGCCCTCTCGCCCACCACGGACGAGCGATCGGCGTCCGCCTCCGCACAGCGGCCCGTGCGGAACGCCGCCCATGAGCAGGCCTCCGCCTCACCTGCCCGGCCCGGCGCCGGAGCGTCCCCCGACCCACGTACCGAGCGAGGAGGCCATGCGCCCACCCCGTGA
- a CDS encoding roadblock/LC7 domain-containing protein, whose amino-acid sequence MIHDPNPGAAQRSGEVDWLLDDLVARVREVRHAVVLSNDGLAVGASTGLERADAEHLAAVASGFNSLAKGAGRHFGAGSVRQTMVEMDDAFLFVAAAGDGSCLALLTAATADIGLVAYEMARLVKRVGEHLGTAPRVAARPPAAG is encoded by the coding sequence ATGATCCACGACCCGAACCCGGGGGCCGCCCAGCGGTCCGGCGAGGTCGACTGGCTGCTGGACGACCTGGTGGCGCGGGTGCGCGAGGTACGGCACGCCGTCGTCCTGTCCAACGACGGTCTGGCCGTCGGCGCCTCGACCGGCCTCGAACGCGCGGACGCCGAGCACCTCGCCGCCGTGGCGTCGGGCTTCAACAGTCTCGCCAAGGGCGCGGGACGCCACTTCGGAGCAGGGAGCGTACGCCAGACCATGGTCGAGATGGACGACGCCTTCCTCTTCGTGGCCGCCGCCGGCGACGGCTCCTGCCTGGCGCTGCTCACCGCCGCCACGGCGGACATCGGCCTGGTCGCCTACGAGATGGCACGCCTGGTCAAGCGCGTCGGTGAACACCTGGGCACGGCACCGCGCGTCGCGGCCCGGCCGCCGGCCGCCGGATGA
- a CDS encoding DUF742 domain-containing protein — translation MTEDRTGVPLEPGSQWYDGEAGPLVRPYAMTGGRTRPGPTGVRFDLIALVTLDPGAPAIGLDSPFGPEHRTLIGLCRTETQSVAELAADADLPVGVVRVLLGDLLELGCVTVSRPVPPAHLPDERILREVIAGLRAL, via the coding sequence ATGACCGAGGACAGGACCGGCGTCCCCCTGGAGCCGGGCAGCCAGTGGTACGACGGCGAGGCCGGGCCCCTGGTCCGCCCGTATGCCATGACCGGTGGACGCACCCGGCCCGGCCCCACCGGAGTGCGCTTCGACCTCATCGCCCTGGTCACCCTGGACCCCGGTGCTCCCGCGATCGGTCTCGACTCCCCGTTCGGACCCGAACACCGCACCCTCATCGGCCTGTGCCGCACGGAGACCCAGTCCGTCGCCGAACTCGCCGCCGACGCAGACCTCCCGGTGGGAGTGGTCAGGGTCCTCCTCGGCGACCTCCTGGAACTGGGGTGCGTCACCGTCAGCCGCCCGGTGCCTCCGGCGCACCTGCCCGACGAACGGATTCTGCGCGAGGTCATCGCCGGACTGCGGGCCCTGTAG
- a CDS encoding ATP/GTP-binding protein — protein sequence MVSEQHGPGGDTSALALKILVAGGFGVGKTTLVGAVSEIRPLRTEELLSEAGQSVDDTDGVDQKVTTTVAMDFGRITIRSGLSLYLFGTPGQDRFWFLWDELSQGALGAVVLADTRRLEDCFPAVDYFEHRQIPFVVAVNCFAGARTYGAPDVSRALDLDRGTPVVLCDARERDSGKDVLIQLVEYAGRMHTARLLDSVG from the coding sequence ATGGTCTCCGAGCAGCACGGCCCCGGCGGCGACACGTCCGCCCTGGCGCTGAAGATACTGGTCGCCGGCGGCTTCGGCGTCGGCAAGACGACCCTGGTGGGCGCCGTCAGCGAGATCCGCCCCCTGCGCACCGAGGAACTGCTGAGCGAGGCGGGACAGTCCGTGGACGACACGGACGGAGTGGACCAGAAGGTGACCACCACCGTCGCCATGGACTTCGGCCGCATCACCATCCGCTCCGGTCTCTCGCTGTACCTCTTCGGCACGCCCGGACAGGACCGCTTCTGGTTCCTGTGGGACGAACTCTCGCAGGGCGCGCTCGGTGCCGTAGTCCTCGCGGACACCCGGCGGCTGGAGGACTGCTTCCCGGCGGTCGACTACTTCGAGCACCGGCAGATCCCGTTCGTCGTCGCCGTCAACTGCTTCGCCGGGGCCCGCACGTACGGCGCTCCCGACGTCTCCCGCGCCCTCGACCTCGACCGGGGCACACCCGTCGTCCTGTGCGACGCCCGTGAACGCGACTCCGGCAAGGACGTCCTGATCCAGCTCGTCGAGTACGCCGGGCGGATGCACACCGCCCGGCTGCTCGACTCGGTCGGCTGA
- a CDS encoding PPOX class F420-dependent oxidoreductase, with translation MARKMTDEEWRAFVSHGTRTGKLSTVRADGSPHIAPVWFLLDGDEVVFNTGKDTVKGRNLARDGRIALCVDDDRPPFGFVVLSGRARLSEELDEVRLWATRIAARYMGEARAGEFGERNGVPGELLVRMTIDKALAVRGIAD, from the coding sequence ATGGCACGGAAGATGACCGACGAGGAATGGCGGGCGTTCGTCTCGCACGGCACCCGCACCGGCAAGCTGTCCACCGTTCGCGCCGATGGGAGCCCGCACATCGCCCCGGTCTGGTTTCTGCTCGACGGGGACGAGGTGGTGTTCAACACCGGGAAGGACACCGTGAAAGGGCGCAATCTCGCCCGTGACGGACGGATCGCCCTGTGCGTGGACGACGACCGACCGCCGTTCGGCTTCGTGGTGCTCAGCGGTCGCGCCCGGCTGTCGGAGGAACTGGACGAGGTGCGCCTGTGGGCCACCCGGATCGCCGCACGCTACATGGGCGAGGCGCGCGCCGGGGAGTTCGGCGAGCGCAACGGAGTTCCGGGCGAGCTGCTGGTCCGGATGACGATCGACAAGGCCCTGGCGGTGCGGGGCATCGCGGACTGA
- a CDS encoding roadblock/LC7 domain-containing protein, with product MAQNQGLGWLLDDLTERVDHVRHALVLSNDGLVTGSSTGLRREDAEHLAAVASGLHSLAKGSGRHFSAGRVRQTMIEYDDAVLFVTAAGTGSCLCVLSGAEVDIGQIAYEMTLLVNRVGEHLGVDARQPEHTPTTDL from the coding sequence ATGGCGCAGAACCAGGGACTCGGCTGGCTTCTCGACGATCTGACCGAGCGGGTGGACCACGTGCGGCACGCGCTGGTCCTGTCGAACGACGGACTGGTGACGGGATCGAGCACGGGCCTGCGCCGGGAGGACGCCGAGCATCTGGCCGCCGTGGCGTCGGGTCTGCACAGCCTGGCCAAGGGGTCCGGACGCCATTTCAGCGCGGGCAGAGTACGCCAGACCATGATCGAGTACGACGACGCCGTCCTGTTCGTGACCGCGGCCGGCACGGGCAGTTGCCTGTGCGTGCTCAGCGGCGCCGAAGTCGACATCGGGCAGATCGCCTACGAGATGACCCTGCTCGTCAACCGGGTCGGCGAACACCTCGGTGTGGACGCCAGACAGCCCGAACACACGCCCACCACAGACCTCTGA
- a CDS encoding DUF6397 family protein has protein sequence MSAEITAPARPLTWGPSRAARELGLRRSEFDLAVHLGLIRTVPDEGGAGRGRIERAEVDSLLGQDGFPGTVRERVEVVGVTQGAALMEMPAGRFSRLARLGLLVPVRFYLNRYRAVVWLYLAEELRQFAADGANASLLKGPTPEPLRGRLAAGVDLRARNWRGRQLGFLLRQADDDPWQRAGAFAAFLDPVEVADVVRDPDERARLHRFRPGPPGHGAPGSPSAHLAEAITTAADPDEIGWLRSALAQEIRETRAHRPSPHPAAPQDDRPERTAAARTRPARGATPGRPAPTAPVPPRGLRAWLRRRGPRPAAV, from the coding sequence ATGTCCGCAGAGATCACTGCCCCAGCCCGGCCCCTCACCTGGGGGCCCAGCCGCGCCGCGCGTGAACTGGGACTCAGGCGGAGCGAGTTCGACCTCGCCGTCCACCTCGGCCTCATCCGGACCGTGCCCGACGAAGGCGGCGCCGGGCGCGGTCGTATCGAGCGGGCCGAGGTCGACAGCCTCCTCGGCCAGGACGGCTTCCCGGGCACGGTCCGCGAGCGCGTCGAGGTCGTCGGCGTCACCCAGGGCGCCGCGCTCATGGAGATGCCCGCCGGTAGGTTCAGCCGGCTCGCCCGACTCGGCCTGCTCGTCCCGGTCCGCTTCTACCTCAACCGCTACCGCGCCGTGGTCTGGCTCTACCTCGCCGAAGAACTACGCCAGTTCGCGGCCGACGGCGCCAACGCGTCCCTCCTCAAGGGCCCGACGCCCGAGCCGCTGCGGGGCCGGCTCGCGGCCGGAGTGGACCTGCGCGCCCGCAACTGGCGAGGACGGCAGCTCGGGTTCCTGCTGCGTCAGGCGGACGACGACCCCTGGCAGCGGGCCGGCGCCTTCGCCGCCTTCCTCGACCCCGTCGAGGTCGCGGACGTCGTCAGGGACCCTGACGAGCGGGCGCGTCTGCACCGGTTCCGGCCCGGCCCGCCCGGCCACGGCGCACCCGGTTCCCCCTCCGCCCACCTCGCCGAGGCGATCACGACCGCCGCCGACCCCGACGAGATCGGCTGGCTGCGCAGCGCCCTGGCCCAGGAGATCCGGGAAACGCGTGCCCATCGGCCCTCTCCTCACCCGGCAGCCCCGCAGGACGACCGGCCGGAACGCACCGCCGCGGCGCGGACGAGGCCCGCCCGGGGCGCCACCCCTGGGCGGCCGGCGCCCACCGCGCCGGTCCCGCCCCGAGGGCTGCGGGCCTGGCTGCGGCGGAGAGGTCCACGTCCCGCCGCCGTCTGA
- a CDS encoding acyl-CoA thioesterase II: MTNPAERLVDLLDLEQIEVNIFRGRSPQESLQRVFGGQVAGQALVAAGRTTDGERPVHSLHAYFLRPGRPGVPIVYQVERVRDGRSFTTRRVTAVQQGRTIFNLTASFHKPEEGSFEHQLPPREVPDPESLPTVTDEVRKHLGVLPEQLERMARRQPFDIRYVDRLRWNAEEVRGAEPRSAVWMRAVGPLGDDPLVHTCALTYASDMTLLDAVRIPVEPLWGPRSFDMASLDHAMWFHRPFRADEWFLYDQESPIATGGRGLARGRIYDLRGRLLVSVVQEGLFRAQ, from the coding sequence ATGACGAACCCGGCCGAGCGGCTGGTCGACCTGCTCGACCTGGAGCAGATCGAGGTCAACATCTTCCGCGGCCGCAGCCCGCAGGAGTCCTTGCAGCGGGTCTTCGGCGGGCAGGTGGCGGGCCAGGCCCTGGTCGCCGCCGGCCGCACCACGGACGGCGAGCGCCCGGTGCACTCGCTGCACGCGTACTTCCTGCGTCCGGGCCGGCCGGGTGTGCCCATCGTGTACCAGGTGGAACGGGTCCGGGACGGGCGGTCGTTCACGACCCGCCGGGTCACGGCCGTGCAGCAGGGCCGCACGATCTTCAATCTGACCGCCTCCTTTCACAAACCTGAGGAAGGTTCGTTCGAGCATCAGCTGCCGCCCCGCGAGGTGCCGGACCCGGAGTCACTGCCGACGGTCACGGACGAGGTCCGCAAGCATCTGGGTGTTCTGCCCGAGCAGTTGGAGCGGATGGCGCGCCGCCAGCCGTTCGACATCCGGTACGTCGACCGGCTGCGCTGGAACGCCGAGGAGGTGCGGGGGGCCGAGCCCCGCAGCGCCGTGTGGATGCGTGCGGTGGGACCGCTGGGTGACGACCCGCTGGTGCACACGTGCGCGCTGACCTACGCCAGCGACATGACCCTGCTGGACGCGGTCCGCATCCCGGTCGAGCCGCTGTGGGGGCCGCGGAGCTTCGACATGGCCTCGCTGGACCACGCCATGTGGTTCCACCGGCCGTTCCGGGCCGACGAGTGGTTCCTGTACGACCAGGAGTCGCCGATCGCCACCGGCGGCCGCGGTCTGGCACGAGGCCGCATCTACGACCTGCGGGGGCGCCTGCTCGTCTCGGTCGTCCAGGAGGGCCTGTTCCGGGCCCAGTAG
- a CDS encoding DEAD/DEAH box helicase: MTLIDQLPPTADPDALYEAFESWAQERGLTLYPHQEEALIEVVSGANVIVSTPTGSGKSMIAAGAHFAALARDEVTFYTAPIKALVSEKFFELCKLFGTENVGMLTGDASVNADAPVICCTAEVLASIALRDGKHADVGQVVMDEFHFYAEGDRGWAWQIPLLELPQAQFILMSATLGDVSFFEKDITRRTGRPTAVVRSATRPVPLSYEYQRTPLTETLTDLLQSRQAPVYIVHFTQAQAVERAQALMSINMCSREEKEQIADLIGNFRFTTKFGRNLSRYVRHGIGVHHAGMLPRYRRLVEKLAQAGLLKVICGTDTLGVGVNVPIRTVLFTALTKYDGSRVRTLRAREFHQIAGRAGRAGFDTAGLVVAQAPEHVIENEKALAKAGDDPKKRRKVVRKKAPEGFVAWSDTTFEKLIAAEPEPLSSRFRVTHTMLLSVIARPGNAFDAMRHLLEDNHEPRKQQLRHIRRAIAIYRSLLDGGIVEKLDTPDAEGRIVRLTVDLQQDFALNQPLSTFALASFELLDPESPSYALDMVSVVESTLDDPRQILVAQQNKARGEAVAAMKADGVEYEERMERLQDVTHPKPLEELLFHAYDTYRKSHPWVGDHPLSPKSVVRDMYERALSFTELVSFYELARTEGIVLRYLASAYKTLDHTIPDDLKSEDLQDLIEWLGEMVRQVDSSLLDEWEQLANPEEMTAEEAQEKADEVKPVTANARAFRVLVRNAMFRRVELAALDQVGELGELDAEAGWDAEAWGAAMDKYWDAYEDLGTGPDARGPKLLVIKEEPENGLWRVRQIFDDPSGDHDWGISAEIDLTASDAEGRAVVRVTEVGQL, from the coding sequence GTGACCCTCATCGATCAGCTGCCGCCGACCGCCGACCCCGACGCCCTGTACGAAGCCTTCGAGTCGTGGGCCCAGGAGCGCGGTCTCACCCTCTATCCCCACCAGGAGGAGGCGCTGATCGAGGTGGTGTCCGGGGCGAACGTGATCGTGTCGACGCCGACCGGCTCCGGCAAGAGCATGATCGCCGCGGGCGCCCACTTCGCGGCGCTGGCCCGGGACGAGGTCACCTTCTACACCGCGCCGATCAAGGCGCTCGTGTCGGAGAAGTTCTTCGAGCTGTGCAAGCTGTTCGGCACCGAGAACGTCGGGATGCTCACGGGTGACGCGTCCGTGAACGCCGACGCGCCGGTGATCTGCTGCACCGCCGAGGTGCTGGCGTCGATCGCGCTGCGCGACGGGAAGCACGCGGACGTCGGCCAGGTGGTGATGGACGAGTTCCACTTCTACGCGGAGGGCGACCGGGGCTGGGCCTGGCAGATCCCGCTGCTGGAGCTGCCGCAGGCGCAGTTCATCCTGATGTCGGCCACGCTGGGCGACGTCTCGTTCTTCGAGAAGGACATCACCCGCCGCACCGGTCGTCCGACGGCGGTGGTCCGCTCGGCGACCCGCCCGGTGCCCCTCTCCTACGAATACCAGCGCACGCCGCTCACCGAGACCCTGACCGACCTGCTGCAGAGCCGGCAGGCACCGGTCTACATCGTGCACTTCACGCAGGCGCAGGCCGTGGAGCGGGCGCAGGCGCTGATGAGCATCAACATGTGCTCGCGCGAGGAGAAGGAGCAGATCGCCGATCTGATCGGCAACTTCCGCTTCACCACCAAGTTCGGCCGCAACCTGTCCCGTTACGTACGGCACGGCATCGGTGTCCACCACGCCGGCATGCTCCCCAGGTACCGGCGCCTGGTGGAGAAGCTCGCGCAGGCGGGCCTGCTGAAGGTCATCTGCGGCACCGACACCCTCGGCGTGGGTGTCAACGTGCCGATCCGCACGGTGCTGTTCACGGCGCTGACCAAGTACGACGGCAGCCGGGTGCGGACGCTGCGGGCCCGCGAGTTCCACCAGATCGCCGGCCGGGCCGGCCGGGCGGGCTTCGACACCGCGGGTCTTGTCGTCGCGCAGGCGCCCGAGCACGTCATCGAGAACGAGAAGGCTCTGGCCAAGGCGGGCGACGATCCGAAGAAGCGCCGCAAGGTGGTCCGCAAGAAGGCTCCGGAGGGTTTCGTCGCCTGGTCCGACACCACCTTCGAGAAGCTGATCGCCGCCGAGCCGGAACCGCTGTCCTCGCGGTTCCGGGTCACGCACACCATGCTGCTGTCCGTCATCGCCCGGCCCGGCAACGCCTTCGACGCGATGCGTCATCTCCTGGAAGACAACCACGAACCGCGCAAGCAGCAGCTGCGGCACATCCGGCGGGCGATCGCGATCTACCGCTCCCTGCTGGACGGCGGGATCGTGGAGAAGCTCGACACGCCGGACGCCGAGGGCCGCATCGTCCGCCTGACGGTCGACCTCCAGCAGGACTTCGCGCTGAACCAGCCGCTGTCCACGTTCGCACTCGCCTCGTTCGAGCTGCTCGACCCCGAGTCGCCGTCGTACGCGCTGGACATGGTGTCGGTCGTCGAGTCCACCCTGGACGATCCGCGGCAGATCCTGGTCGCCCAGCAGAACAAGGCGCGCGGCGAGGCGGTGGCCGCGATGAAGGCGGACGGTGTCGAGTACGAGGAGCGGATGGAGCGCCTCCAGGACGTCACGCACCCCAAGCCGCTGGAGGAACTGCTCTTCCACGCCTACGACACCTACCGCAAGAGCCACCCCTGGGTCGGCGACCACCCGCTCTCCCCCAAGTCGGTCGTCCGGGACATGTACGAACGGGCCCTGTCGTTCACGGAGCTGGTGTCCTTCTACGAGCTGGCCCGCACCGAGGGCATCGTGCTCCGCTACCTCGCGAGCGCCTACAAGACCCTGGACCACACGATCCCGGACGACCTCAAGTCCGAGGATCTGCAGGACCTGATCGAATGGCTCGGCGAGATGGTGCGCCAGGTCGACTCCAGTCTGCTGGACGAGTGGGAGCAGCTGGCGAACCCGGAGGAGATGACCGCCGAGGAGGCCCAGGAGAAGGCCGACGAGGTCAAGCCGGTCACGGCCAACGCGCGCGCCTTCCGGGTCCTGGTCCGCAACGCGATGTTCCGCCGCGTGGAGCTGGCGGCCCTGGACCAGGTCGGGGAACTGGGCGAGCTGGACGCCGAGGCCGGCTGGGACGCCGAGGCGTGGGGCGCGGCGATGGACAAGTACTGGGACGCCTACGAGGATCTCGGCACCGGCCCGGACGCGCGGGGCCCCAAGCTGCTGGTCATCAAGGAGGAGCCGGAGAACGGGCTGTGGCGGGTCCGGCAGATCTTCGACGACCCCAGCGGCGACCACGACTGGGGCATCAGCGCGGAGATCGACCTGACGGCCTCCGACGCCGAGGGCCGTGCGGTCGTCCGTGTCACCGAAGTCGGCCAGCTGTGA
- a CDS encoding metal-dependent hydrolase, translated as MMGPAHSLSGAAAWLGVGAAAAAAGHPMPWPVLLVGALICAGAALAPDLDHKAATISRAFGPLSRWVCEIVDKLSYAVYKATRKPGDPRRSGGHRTLTHTWVWAVLIGGGCSAAAIAGGRWAVLAILFVHMVLAIEGLLWRAARGSSSDILVWLLAATSAWILAGVLDKPGNGSDWLFTAPGQEYLWLGLPIVLGALVHDIGDALTVSGCPILWPIPLGRRRWHPLGPPKGMRFRAGSWVELKVLMPVFMLLGGWGCAAALNVI; from the coding sequence ATGATGGGACCAGCACACTCACTGTCGGGCGCCGCGGCCTGGCTGGGCGTCGGAGCGGCGGCGGCCGCGGCCGGGCATCCGATGCCCTGGCCGGTGCTGCTCGTCGGCGCCCTGATCTGCGCCGGAGCCGCCCTCGCCCCGGATCTCGACCACAAGGCGGCCACGATCTCCCGGGCCTTCGGCCCCCTCTCCCGCTGGGTCTGCGAGATCGTCGACAAGCTGTCGTACGCCGTCTACAAGGCGACCAGGAAGCCGGGGGACCCCCGTCGCTCCGGCGGCCACCGCACGCTGACCCACACCTGGGTGTGGGCGGTCCTCATCGGCGGGGGCTGCTCCGCGGCGGCGATCGCCGGAGGCCGCTGGGCGGTGCTGGCGATCCTGTTCGTGCACATGGTGCTGGCGATCGAGGGTCTGCTGTGGCGTGCGGCGCGCGGCTCCAGCAGCGACATCCTGGTCTGGCTGCTGGCGGCGACCAGCGCCTGGATCCTCGCCGGGGTCCTGGACAAGCCGGGCAACGGCTCCGACTGGCTGTTCACCGCGCCCGGGCAGGAGTACCTGTGGCTGGGGCTGCCGATCGTGCTGGGCGCGCTGGTGCACGACATCGGGGACGCGCTGACCGTCTCCGGCTGCCCCATCCTGTGGCCGATCCCGCTCGGCCGCAGGCGCTGGCACCCCCTGGGCCCGCCGAAGGGCATGCGCTTCCGGGCGGGCAGCTGGGTGGAGCTGAAGGTGCTGATGCCCGTGTTCATGCTGCTGGGCGGCTGGGGCTGCGCGGCGGCCCTGAACGTGATCTGA
- a CDS encoding type B 50S ribosomal protein L31 produces the protein MQQDKHPDYHAVVFRDRAAGYAFLTRSTARSEQTIEWDDGHSYPVVDVEISSESHPFYTGKARTVDTEGRIARFERRYGGADPGDAT, from the coding sequence ATGCAGCAGGACAAGCACCCCGACTACCACGCGGTGGTCTTCCGCGACCGCGCCGCCGGCTACGCGTTTCTGACCCGTTCCACGGCGCGCAGCGAGCAGACCATCGAGTGGGACGACGGCCACAGCTACCCGGTCGTCGACGTGGAGATCTCCTCCGAGAGCCACCCCTTCTACACGGGCAAGGCCCGCACGGTCGACACCGAGGGACGTATCGCCCGTTTCGAGCGCCGCTACGGCGGCGCGGATCCGGGCGACGCGACCTGA